From Bacteroidales bacterium, one genomic window encodes:
- a CDS encoding HlyD family secretion protein: MKPFKFKSKATVLRGVKEDKSPNKTNWDRVIYLILFLLIFVSLLFYTLQKNVFVNVDGQIITERFTVNFPEDVIVERYFYGVGDTIEKGDTLFYYKYNLDRDWDGGGGIAVAVAASNNSNNSDWYLKERIQTQKNISLKIIDIQEIDDNVIRILADLERLKKEVYLDVYPKLELEAAKLKLKAYKVSRSKLEEEVRYLRKYLALLNAYEYQSRQPSAATAGNGGDGNVVRWEYYKSPVDGIISKITNEPKETSYKKDIVMLLNNTDKMFIYAFIDQQDIGYFEEGETLQLDFPDGTISEGIIHSFYLNTEELPLEFKKPKERDKRSVVAKIIPTSEEEQDLWRKYYMYEVRISKTKFQ, translated from the coding sequence ATGAAGCCATTTAAATTTAAATCGAAAGCAACGGTACTTCGAGGAGTTAAAGAGGATAAGTCGCCCAATAAAACAAATTGGGATCGGGTTATTTATTTAATACTTTTCTTGCTCATCTTTGTATCCTTGCTGTTTTATACCTTACAAAAAAATGTTTTTGTAAATGTCGATGGTCAGATTATCACGGAACGTTTTACCGTTAACTTCCCTGAAGATGTGATTGTTGAAAGGTATTTCTACGGAGTAGGTGATACCATAGAAAAAGGTGATACTTTATTTTATTACAAATATAATCTCGATAGGGATTGGGATGGTGGAGGAGGAATAGCTGTTGCTGTTGCGGCATCAAATAACTCAAATAATTCTGACTGGTATTTAAAAGAACGTATTCAGACACAAAAAAATATAAGTTTAAAAATTATCGATATTCAAGAAATTGATGATAATGTTATTAGGATACTTGCCGATCTCGAACGCTTGAAAAAGGAAGTATATTTAGATGTTTATCCAAAATTAGAATTGGAAGCTGCTAAATTAAAGTTAAAAGCTTATAAAGTTAGTCGTTCAAAACTTGAAGAAGAAGTTAGATATTTAAGAAAGTATTTGGCTTTACTAAATGCTTACGAATATCAATCGAGACAGCCCTCAGCTGCTACTGCCGGTAATGGTGGTGATGGCAATGTTGTGCGATGGGAATATTATAAATCACCTGTAGACGGGATTATCAGTAAAATTACAAATGAGCCAAAAGAAACAAGCTATAAGAAAGATATAGTTATGCTTCTTAATAATACAGATAAGATGTTTATATATGCCTTTATCGATCAGCAAGATATTGGATATTTTGAAGAGGGAGAAACACTACAGCTTGATTTTCCTGATGGTACTATTAGCGAAGGAATAATTCATAGTTTTTATCTAAATACAGAAGAGCTGCCTTTAGAATTTAAGAAGCCCAAAGAGCGTGATAAACGATCTGTTGTTGCTAAAATTATTCCGACTTCTGAAGAAGAACAAGATCTTTGGCGGAAGTATTATATGTATGAAGTACGGATTAGTAAAACGAAATTTCAATAA
- a CDS encoding response regulator → MQESNISILIAEDDVLSGKMMTITIKKLGYTFYGLATNTDDCIKMAEDLRPDLILMDIDMPGKQDGIGAAQIISDRFGIPIIYVTANAEDSVFARALKTSPFGYVLKPISKELIRTVIEMGYARHIVDIQLKEKQLELEKLNTVLEDKVAERTIELKNKNKQLEESLLREKEVNEFKSRIVTTISHEFRTPMTTIMSSAELMERLINKDQPKEKVFRHTNLIKQSVTELIELLNDVLLVEKFDSGKYEVNLEPLNLDDYFKDLIFKTEIGIGKAHKFIANIDENLGTCKTDKKLLGHILNNLLSNAFKYSDSNTTVYLNLRKNDSAFEIEVQDEGIGMNKETVAMIFDSFYRAKNVTNIEGTGMGLSILNNSIKMLNGEIKVESAPKKGSKFIVKLPFNS, encoded by the coding sequence ATGCAAGAATCTAACATTTCTATTTTAATAGCAGAAGACGATGTTCTCTCCGGCAAAATGATGACAATTACCATAAAAAAACTGGGTTATACTTTTTATGGATTAGCAACAAATACCGATGACTGTATTAAGATGGCAGAAGACCTTCGCCCCGATCTAATTTTGATGGATATTGACATGCCCGGTAAACAAGACGGTATTGGAGCAGCCCAAATAATTTCCGATCGTTTTGGAATTCCAATTATTTACGTTACTGCCAATGCCGAAGACAGCGTATTTGCCAGAGCATTAAAAACTTCACCTTTTGGTTATGTTCTAAAACCAATAAGCAAAGAACTTATTCGTACCGTTATTGAAATGGGTTATGCCAGACATATAGTTGATATTCAATTAAAAGAAAAACAATTAGAGTTAGAAAAATTAAATACTGTATTAGAAGACAAAGTCGCAGAACGTACAATAGAACTTAAAAACAAAAACAAACAATTAGAGGAATCTCTACTAAGAGAAAAAGAAGTTAATGAGTTTAAGTCAAGAATAGTGACTACTATTTCTCACGAATTCCGAACACCAATGACAACCATTATGAGTTCGGCAGAGCTTATGGAACGTTTGATAAATAAAGATCAACCTAAGGAAAAAGTATTCAGACATACCAATTTGATAAAACAATCAGTTACCGAATTAATAGAATTACTTAATGATGTTTTACTTGTAGAAAAGTTTGATTCCGGTAAATATGAAGTAAATCTTGAACCACTAAATTTAGATGACTACTTTAAAGACTTAATCTTTAAAACAGAAATTGGAATTGGAAAAGCACATAAGTTTATTGCTAATATTGATGAGAATTTAGGGACTTGCAAGACTGATAAAAAACTTCTTGGCCATATTCTAAACAACTTGCTTTCAAACGCTTTTAAATACTCTGATAGCAATACTACGGTATACTTAAATTTAAGAAAAAATGATTCTGCTTTTGAAATTGAAGTTCAAGATGAAGGTATAGGAATGAATAAAGAAACTGTAGCTATGATTTTCGACTCTTTTTATCGTGCCAAGAATGTTACAAATATTGAAGGAACGGGTATGGGTCTTTCTATTTTAAACAATTCTATAAAAATGCTAAATGGCGAAATAAAAGTTGAAAGCGCCCCTAAAAAAGGGAGTAAGTTTATTGTAAAGCTACCTTTTAATAGCTAA
- the ligA gene encoding NAD-dependent DNA ligase LigA, producing the protein MNIEEAKSRILALSAEINKHNKLYYDQSNAIISDYDFDMLLEELIALEKEFPELKMDDSPSQRVGGSISKSFEQHTHKNPMLSLGNTYSQEDLRDFDQRVKKFANVETVEYVCELKYDGVAISLLYKNGVLDKAVTRGDGVKGDVVTNNIKTIRSIPLRLKAENIPDELELRGEILMPKKGFLRLNAEREELGETPFANPRNAASGSIKMQDSSVVAKRPLDCFLYYVIVDEQSYDTHYQSLEFAKKLGFNIPNTMARYNNIEGVFDFIREWESAKDQLDFQIDGVVIKVNDFALQKKLGFTAKSPRWAIAYKFKAERVETRLNSVTFQVGRTGAITPVANLEPVQLAGTVVKRASLHNADIIEQLDIRLNDLVYVEKGGEIIPKIVGVNTAARDEESKPLHYIENCPECGTMLIRDEGEAKHYCPNDLNCPPQIKGRIEHFISRKAMNIDSLGEGKVEMLFDNGLVKKLSDLFQLKYDDLLGLEKTFVSEDGTQTKTMSLREKSVENILAGIEKSKEMPFPKVLYALGIRYVGETTAKKLARHFKSLEKLKQASLEELIDVDEIGDKIAESVIAYFAADGIQQELERLMEAGLHFELDEKEQNTSNVLEGKSFVVSGTFSKARNEIKELIEKNGGRNVGSISAKTDFILAGEKMGPAKLKKAEKLNIPIISEEEFMQLLEN; encoded by the coding sequence ATGAATATAGAAGAGGCTAAGTCGAGGATTTTGGCATTAAGTGCTGAAATAAATAAGCACAATAAATTGTATTACGATCAGTCGAATGCAATAATTAGTGATTATGATTTTGATATGTTATTGGAAGAGCTGATTGCTTTGGAAAAGGAGTTTCCTGAACTTAAAATGGACGATTCTCCATCGCAAAGAGTAGGCGGAAGCATCTCTAAATCTTTTGAACAGCATACGCATAAAAATCCAATGCTTTCACTCGGAAATACCTATTCGCAAGAAGACCTGAGAGATTTTGACCAAAGGGTAAAGAAATTTGCCAATGTTGAGACCGTTGAATATGTCTGTGAGCTAAAATATGATGGCGTTGCCATTAGTTTGCTGTATAAAAACGGAGTGTTAGACAAGGCGGTTACCCGTGGCGATGGTGTAAAAGGCGATGTGGTAACCAATAATATTAAAACTATTCGTTCTATTCCTTTGCGACTAAAAGCAGAAAATATTCCCGATGAGTTAGAATTGCGAGGCGAAATTTTGATGCCAAAAAAAGGCTTTCTTAGGTTAAATGCTGAGAGGGAAGAACTTGGTGAAACACCATTTGCTAATCCCAGAAATGCAGCTTCGGGGAGCATTAAAATGCAAGATTCTTCGGTGGTTGCAAAGCGGCCTCTTGATTGTTTTTTGTATTACGTAATTGTAGATGAGCAAAGTTATGATACCCATTACCAAAGTTTGGAATTTGCCAAAAAATTAGGCTTTAATATTCCCAATACAATGGCGCGTTATAATAATATCGAAGGCGTTTTTGATTTTATAAGAGAATGGGAAAGTGCTAAAGATCAGCTCGATTTTCAGATTGATGGCGTTGTAATTAAAGTCAATGATTTTGCTCTGCAAAAGAAGTTGGGCTTTACGGCAAAATCACCCCGATGGGCGATAGCTTATAAATTTAAAGCGGAACGCGTTGAAACTCGTTTGAATTCTGTTACTTTTCAAGTGGGTAGAACAGGAGCAATAACTCCGGTAGCAAATTTAGAGCCGGTTCAGTTAGCAGGTACCGTTGTTAAGCGAGCCTCTTTGCATAATGCCGATATTATTGAACAATTGGATATTCGTTTAAATGACTTGGTTTATGTGGAAAAAGGCGGAGAAATAATTCCAAAAATTGTGGGTGTAAATACTGCTGCTCGCGATGAGGAAAGTAAGCCTTTACATTATATCGAAAATTGTCCGGAATGTGGAACAATGCTTATTAGAGATGAGGGAGAAGCCAAGCATTATTGTCCGAATGATTTAAATTGTCCACCTCAGATTAAAGGAAGAATAGAGCATTTTATTTCGCGTAAAGCGATGAATATAGATAGTTTGGGAGAAGGTAAGGTGGAGATGCTCTTTGATAATGGTTTGGTAAAAAAATTATCTGATCTTTTTCAATTGAAATATGACGATTTGCTTGGACTTGAAAAAACATTTGTTTCGGAAGATGGTACTCAGACAAAAACAATGAGTTTGCGCGAAAAGTCAGTAGAGAATATCCTTGCCGGTATAGAAAAGTCAAAGGAAATGCCTTTTCCAAAAGTGCTGTATGCTTTGGGAATTAGATATGTTGGCGAAACAACGGCAAAGAAATTGGCTCGCCATTTTAAAAGCTTAGAAAAGCTTAAGCAGGCAAGTTTAGAAGAACTTATTGATGTTGATGAGATAGGTGATAAGATAGCAGAAAGTGTAATTGCTTATTTTGCCGCTGATGGGATTCAGCAAGAATTAGAGAGATTAATGGAAGCAGGTTTGCATTTTGAATTAGATGAAAAAGAGCAAAATACGTCTAATGTTTTGGAAGGGAAGTCTTTTGTTGTTAGTGGCACTTTTTCAAAAGCCCGAAACGAGATTAAGGAATTGATTGAAAAAAACGGAGGTCGGAATGTAGGATCTATTTCGGCAAAGACCGATTTTATTTTAGCAGGTGAAAAAATGGGGCCGGCAAAACTAAAAAAAGCCGAAAAGTTAAATATTCCAATTATCTCCGAAGAGGAGTTTATGCAATTGCTTGAAAATTAG
- a CDS encoding radical SAM protein, whose translation MPWSLSIEPTTACNLSCPECPSGLNQFSRPTGQMSLENFKTIIDKQSKWLIWLILYFQGEPFLNLHFFEFVRYARKKNIFTTTSTNGHYLSPTLAKKTVESGLDQLIISLDGLDAETYKKYRIGGNFDTVIDGIKNLVEAKKEAGVSHPYLIVQFIVFKSNEHQIKKVQRLKKELGVDKVELKTAQFYDFEKGKDLMTSIDEFSRYEETEIGEFKIKNKLKNHCLRMWQGSVITWDGDVVPCCYDKDADHKFGNLIKGDFESIKNNKSYSNFQQQILEDRSQIEICRNCPE comes from the coding sequence ATGCCTTGGAGTCTTTCCATTGAACCTACTACCGCTTGCAACTTGAGTTGTCCTGAATGCCCTTCGGGATTAAACCAATTTAGTCGACCAACGGGGCAGATGTCTCTAGAAAATTTTAAAACTATCATTGACAAACAGTCTAAATGGCTTATTTGGTTAATTCTTTATTTTCAGGGAGAGCCTTTTTTAAACCTACATTTTTTTGAGTTTGTGCGCTATGCGCGAAAGAAAAATATTTTTACTACGACTTCCACAAACGGTCATTATTTAAGTCCGACTTTAGCCAAGAAAACCGTTGAATCAGGCTTAGACCAATTAATTATTTCTTTGGATGGATTGGATGCTGAGACTTATAAGAAATACCGAATTGGCGGTAATTTTGATACGGTGATAGATGGAATTAAAAATTTGGTAGAAGCAAAAAAAGAGGCCGGTGTTTCTCATCCCTATTTGATTGTTCAATTCATTGTTTTTAAAAGCAATGAGCATCAAATTAAAAAAGTTCAACGACTGAAAAAAGAATTAGGCGTTGATAAGGTAGAGCTTAAAACAGCTCAGTTTTACGATTTTGAAAAAGGCAAAGATTTAATGACTTCTATTGATGAATTTTCTCGGTATGAAGAAACTGAAATCGGTGAATTTAAAATCAAAAATAAGCTCAAAAACCATTGCTTGCGTATGTGGCAAGGTTCAGTAATTACCTGGGATGGCGATGTGGTTCCTTGTTGTTACGATAAGGATGCAGATCATAAGTTTGGAAATTTGATTAAAGGCGATTTTGAAAGCATTAAAAATAATAAAAGCTATTCAAACTTTCAACAACAAATTTTGGAAGATCGGTCACAGATTGAGATTTGCAGGAATTGCCCAGAATAA
- a CDS encoding TonB-dependent receptor yields MMETLLLKNKYNIIGLIILSLVFFNISYGQEIKEQEEMQSDTAKFARKINLKEVSVFGSATRSRNNEYIYRSESAKSLVTVLGETDVIRYISTLPGVSQGVEGGLGYFVRGGNSSNNIIELDEVPVYGSTHIFGLFSSFHPDIVKSIDFRTGGIPASSGDFLASIAQISTIQPDRDKYHATLSLSPYMLGISANGYIPNTKIGIVSAARVSLLRPEYLLVKAITKTDTDINPQVADFYLKVNYKIDERNTIISSGYISNDYFGFSFEESDIAMNWGSRFLRLAWDHKVSSTVNIHTFAYFNNFYSGQSQKYYDSEGELSSALSVHSALKEGLFKSSVLINKNQLTLNTGVSAKFRQYLPASEKELVNQANTTFFADTLNTQLYTVFFDLNYKPSERVTANLGLRQSYYSTVNNRLWLTDLRLNAMYQFNEHSGFEMSYDLMSQTNHTLEGLASGWAIDLMVPADNNFRPEISNQIYTGGYWTSSKFMMSAGIYYKYMNNLVRYKNSTNMFGVQNTNWYDEVVIGSGYSYGLELRLEKGGENWNTAFSYTLSKTTRQYAELNNGNPYPFKFDRTHLINLTSQWRVKKELQKEQLLNATVSFLSGHFETLPIAVYEGVELPYWDLIGGNYTNVLMDENSYYRQLMSSVNGYRLPSYFRVDIGYTFKKKKKKYTRELTVGFFNVLNTKNPYLIFYDNFTWKQLSIFPIIPSIQWLIEF; encoded by the coding sequence ATGATGGAGACCCTGCTTTTGAAAAATAAATACAATATTATTGGTTTAATTATTTTGAGTCTGGTATTCTTTAATATCTCTTATGGACAGGAAATTAAAGAACAAGAGGAAATGCAAAGTGATACCGCTAAGTTTGCTCGCAAAATTAATTTAAAAGAGGTTTCGGTATTTGGTAGTGCTACTCGTAGTCGTAATAATGAGTACATATACCGTTCGGAAAGTGCAAAATCTCTAGTTACTGTATTGGGAGAAACAGATGTGATTAGGTATATATCTACTCTTCCTGGTGTTTCGCAAGGTGTTGAAGGTGGCTTGGGTTATTTTGTTCGTGGTGGAAATAGTAGTAATAATATAATAGAGCTAGATGAAGTCCCTGTTTATGGGAGTACTCATATTTTTGGGTTATTTTCCAGCTTTCATCCAGATATAGTTAAGTCTATTGATTTTAGAACGGGAGGAATCCCAGCTTCATCAGGAGATTTTTTGGCTTCTATTGCTCAGATCTCAACTATTCAACCCGATCGGGATAAATACCATGCTACATTGAGCTTGTCTCCATATATGCTTGGGATTTCTGCAAATGGTTATATACCAAATACAAAAATAGGAATAGTTTCTGCCGCCAGAGTATCTTTGCTTCGCCCAGAGTATTTGCTAGTAAAAGCGATTACTAAAACAGATACCGACATTAATCCGCAAGTAGCTGATTTTTACTTAAAAGTAAATTATAAAATAGATGAGAGAAACACTATAATTTCTAGCGGATATATTAGTAATGACTATTTTGGGTTTAGTTTTGAGGAATCCGATATTGCTATGAATTGGGGTAGTCGTTTTCTTCGATTGGCATGGGATCATAAAGTCTCTTCTACTGTTAATATACATACATTCGCCTATTTCAATAATTTTTATTCGGGGCAAAGCCAAAAGTATTACGATTCTGAAGGAGAGTTAAGTTCAGCATTAAGTGTTCATTCTGCATTAAAAGAAGGTTTGTTTAAATCGTCAGTTTTGATTAACAAAAATCAACTTACTTTGAATACAGGTGTGAGTGCTAAATTTCGTCAATATTTGCCTGCTTCGGAGAAAGAACTAGTTAATCAGGCTAATACCACTTTCTTTGCTGATACATTGAATACTCAATTATACACCGTGTTTTTTGATTTAAATTATAAGCCAAGTGAGAGGGTTACTGCAAATCTTGGACTAAGACAAAGTTACTATAGCACTGTCAACAACAGATTGTGGTTAACAGACCTAAGGCTAAATGCAATGTATCAATTTAATGAACATAGTGGTTTTGAAATGAGTTATGATTTAATGTCGCAAACTAATCATACGCTTGAGGGTCTCGCATCTGGTTGGGCTATTGATTTGATGGTGCCTGCAGATAATAATTTTCGACCAGAAATATCAAATCAAATCTATACGGGCGGGTATTGGACAAGCTCGAAATTTATGATGTCGGCAGGAATCTACTATAAGTATATGAATAATCTTGTACGCTATAAAAACTCAACAAATATGTTTGGAGTTCAAAATACGAATTGGTACGATGAAGTAGTTATTGGTAGTGGATATAGCTATGGTTTAGAACTTAGATTAGAAAAAGGAGGTGAAAATTGGAATACGGCTTTTTCATATACGCTTTCTAAAACAACACGACAGTATGCTGAATTAAATAATGGGAATCCTTATCCATTTAAATTTGATAGAACTCATTTAATAAATTTAACCTCTCAATGGAGAGTAAAAAAAGAGCTCCAAAAGGAACAGCTCTTAAATGCGACGGTATCATTCTTATCGGGGCATTTTGAAACATTGCCTATAGCAGTTTATGAAGGTGTGGAACTTCCTTACTGGGATTTAATTGGAGGTAATTATACCAATGTATTAATGGATGAGAATTCATATTATCGGCAATTGATGTCAAGTGTTAATGGGTATAGATTGCCTAGTTATTTTCGCGTCGATATAGGGTATACGTTTAAGAAGAAAAAGAAAAAATATACACGTGAACTTACTGTTGGGTTTTTTAATGTGCTAAATACAAAGAACCCATATTTAATTTTCTATGATAATTTCACTTGGAAACAGTTAAGCATATTCCCAATAATACCTAGTATTCAATGGTTAATTGAATTTTAA
- a CDS encoding DUF4249 family protein, with product MNRSFETMRLNYIYLLILLLSSSCVKELPFNEEDSSIPVVNCVLKNDSIQTLTLTRSIKLSEAYIFKEIKDAEIYLLIGDSLVGNFAYASYKNWQLKYVPIPNTEYQLMVKLGNGTELTATTTMPKNLIIYPNFAEDRFPSKNYFQCNAELPCWVSILSSDHVLLYDARPVYGDGFIEEIGTDHPNVDRFNSDGNLVSSIPSADTPSFLFYIRIEADSTINNSSNIPFKLQASYGEHSFVCFRTASLEYDKYLKTSFQKIWMRLDDSDPIIWFDETEVFSNINNGVGIFAAYSDRFYNYNDDGDPAFEK from the coding sequence ATGAATAGAAGTTTTGAAACGATGAGACTTAATTATATTTATTTACTCATTCTTTTGCTATCTTCTTCTTGTGTAAAGGAACTTCCTTTTAACGAAGAAGATAGCAGCATTCCAGTAGTAAACTGTGTATTAAAGAACGATAGTATACAAACGCTTACTTTGACGCGTAGTATTAAGCTTAGTGAAGCATACATTTTCAAGGAAATTAAGGATGCTGAAATTTATTTGCTAATAGGTGATAGTTTGGTTGGAAACTTTGCTTACGCTAGTTATAAAAACTGGCAATTGAAGTATGTTCCCATTCCAAATACAGAATATCAGTTAATGGTAAAGCTTGGAAATGGTACAGAGTTAACAGCTACCACTACTATGCCTAAAAACTTAATTATTTACCCGAATTTTGCGGAAGATAGATTTCCTTCTAAGAATTATTTTCAGTGTAATGCAGAGTTACCATGTTGGGTTAGTATTCTATCATCAGACCATGTTTTATTATACGATGCGCGCCCAGTTTATGGAGATGGTTTTATAGAGGAAATTGGGACAGATCATCCTAATGTAGATAGGTTTAACAGTGATGGGAATCTTGTGTCGTCAATTCCTTCTGCCGATACTCCTTCATTTTTGTTTTATATTAGAATAGAAGCAGATTCCACAATAAATAATTCATCCAATATTCCTTTTAAGTTACAAGCAAGTTATGGTGAGCATTCTTTTGTTTGTTTTCGAACAGCTTCGCTCGAATACGACAAGTATTTAAAAACGAGTTTTCAGAAAATATGGATGAGGTTGGATGATTCGGATCCTATTATTTGGTTTGACGAGACAGAAGTATTTTCAAATATCAATAATGGGGTAGGGATTTTTGCGGCGTATTCAGATAGGTTTTATAATTACAATGATGATGGAGACCCTGCTTTTGAAAAATAA